One window of Triticum dicoccoides isolate Atlit2015 ecotype Zavitan chromosome 5A, WEW_v2.0, whole genome shotgun sequence genomic DNA carries:
- the LOC119302069 gene encoding calcineurin subunit B-like — protein MGNASSMLTQYDIEEVQEHCSYLFSQQEIVSLYERFCQLDRSAKGFVAEDEFLSIPEYSTNPLSQRLLRMVDGLNFKEFVSFLSTFSARASLQQKIEFIFKVYDIDGKGKVSFKDLVEVLRDLMGSSMSEQQREQVLTKVLEEAGYTRDSTLSLEDFVTIIDHPGLKMEVEVPID, from the exons ATGGGGAACGCGTCGTCGATGCTGACGCAGTACGACATCGAGGAGGTGCAGGAGCACTGCAGCTACCTAT TCTCGCAGCAGGAGATCGTGTCGCTGTACGAGCGATTTTGCCAGCTCGACCGCAGCGCCAAGGGCTTCGTCGCCGAGGACGAGTTCCTCTCCATCCCGGAGTACTCCACCAACCCGCTCTCCCAG AGGTTGCTACGTATGGTTGATGGATTGAACTTCAAGGAATTTGTTTCTTTTCTCTCTACCTTCAGCGCAAGGGCCAGCCTTCAGCAAAAGATTGAGT TTATATTTAAGGTGTATGACATTGATGGCAAGGGGAAAGTAAGCTTCAAGGACCTGGTGGAGGTTTTACGGGACCTAATGGGCTCATCCATGTCAGAGCAACAAAGAGAG CAAGTACTAACAAAGGTGTTGGAAGAAGCTGGGTACACACGGGATTCCACTCTATCATTAGAAGATTTTGTAACG ATCATCGACCACCCTGGCCTGAAGATGGAGGTGGAAGTGCCCATCGACTAG